A single window of Liolophura sinensis isolate JHLJ2023 chromosome 6, CUHK_Ljap_v2, whole genome shotgun sequence DNA harbors:
- the LOC135467892 gene encoding 5-hydroxytryptamine receptor 2B-like, which translates to MFSSPDGDLGFRGLNNTQTNDEFAMRLSSELFTTAWPKWLFQILLIITGITGNSLIIGNFVQRRKMSVANFYILFLAFVDLFSCCIVIPLHITQTANYFSFYDQTACKLVEWMKQASLAASAIVLQATAIDRYQAVCKPFVWRRIGAVRKLFTLSVCVLLGITLTLPVFFIVGIQRYVVNVSAVRAFGFSANLYENVSFNQSYIYTCTLLYANQGSWKSQSVTFISLVIFIFLVTVTMVSYTSVYRIMKRKLNVGGKMSWTTSNNSVQPAEEDRHTEPVLDVSSNNASSTNVARTTDGASTKQQPSSRDTSNGRRETSIRTTQYRATKALVVVTALFIISWIPFWISAIIASFNQSASTYYSISNQIWKQFFVELNLVNNALNVIVYYVYNRSFRQYSKDVLRQCKCKLKINAKL; encoded by the coding sequence ATGTTCTCTTCTCCTGATGGGGACCTGGGTTTTAGAGGTTTGAACAATACACAAACGAACGACGAATTTGCCATGAGGCTAAGCAGCGAATTGTTTACCACAGCTTGGCCAAAATGGCTTTTCCAGATTCTTCTTATTATCACTGGGATAACTGGAAACTCGTTGATCATCGGCAACTTTGTACAACGACGAAAGATGAGTGTAGCAAACTTCTATATCCTTTTTCTGGCGTTCGTGGATCTATTCAGCTGCTGCATTGTGATTCCGCTTCATATCACCCAAACGGCAAATTACTTCAGCTTTTATGACCAAACCGCTTGTAAGCTGGTGGAATGGATGAAACAAGCCAGTCTGGCGGCGTCGGCTATTGTCCTACAGGCCACGGCCATTGACCGTTATCAGGCTGTGTGTAAACCTTTCGTTTGGCGAAGGATTGGGGCTGTAAGAAAGCTTTTCACTCTTTCTGTATGTGTCCTGTTAGGAATAACACTAACATTACCCGTGTTTTTCATCGTGGGAATACAACGCTATGTTGTAAATGTTTCTGCAGTAAGAGCTTTTGGATTTTCGGCAAATCTCTACGAGAATGTGTCTTTCAACCAATCTTACATTTATACCTGCACACTTCTTTATGCTAATCAAGGATCCTGGAAAAGTCAAAGCGTCACTTTTATTTCacttgtcattttcattttcctggTAACAGTGACCATGGTTTCATATACAAGTGTATATAGAATCATGAAACGCAAATTGAATGTCGGAGGCAAGATGTCTTGGACAACATCGAATAACTCGGTGCAACCAGCCGAGGAGGACAGACACACGGAACCAGTGTTAGATGTCTCGTCAAACAACGCCAGTAGCACCAATGTGGCGCGTACCACCGATGGCGCTAGCACAAAGCAACAGCCGTCTTCACGAGACACAAGCAATGGTCGTCGAGAGACAAGTATTCGCACTACCCAATACCGAGCAACAAAAGCCCTCGTGGTCGTCACAGCCTTGTTCATCATTTCATGGATTCCATTTTGGATATCAGCAATTATTGCATCTTTCAATCAAAGTGCAAGTACTTATTATAGTATCAGCAATCAGATATGGAAACAGTTTTTCGTCGAACTCAACCTTGTAAATAACGCTTTAAATGTGATTGTCTATTACGTGTACAACCGTAGTTTTCGTCAATATAGTAAAGACGTATTAcgacaatgtaaatgtaaactaaAGATAAATGCAAAATTGTAA
- the LOC135467891 gene encoding 5-hydroxytryptamine receptor 1E-like → METMAEVEATLVVNDSETLLRRDVRDMLSEKYFTLSLPTTIFQILMSALGIFGNTVLLLICWRRKMHNSAMFYIGSLAVVDLFACVIVIPLQIVHSWRYYTYYDDIACKAFQWFKLSTLASSCLLFMGIAVDRYRAVCHPFSWRHSDRKRVFVIPCVCILAGVTCMAPELVLVGIQEYSVNQTILKFHFSAEEKATMDFSQSANICEHLNSFSNSWELTTFLSVALAIFIVLVAVAIVCYGRITWTMHQNRKQFTETSNNSESRQSTVPLRQKGRGALNSTTSNDIAESALSDMMRKKDSATAEEGRQRDSIVQKHVTVSLDIKDINNTLQDPRANSDELPSRKSSLANESRKGSVDMVSISKKQYDVARALMVVTIVFLLSWLPYWIIAIYGVIFDDYHITLSTGLTALLVFVEQLFFLNNAVNPLVYLMFSGEFRQQCKQLFRKGLRGSRSESH, encoded by the coding sequence atggaGACAATGGCTGAGGTTGAGGCCACACTCGTCGTCAATGACTCGGAAACTCTTCTCCGGCGGGATGTGCGCGATATGCTCAGTGAGAAGTACTTCACTTTGTCTCTTCCAACGACAATATTCCAGATTTTAATGAGTGCATTGGGAATATTTGGCAACACGGTTCTGTTGCTGATATGCTGGCGCAGAAAGATGCACAACTCCGCGATGTTTTACATCGGCTCCTTGGCTGTGGTTGATCTGTTTGCCTGTGTTATCGTCATTCCTCTTCAAATCGTCCACTCGTGGCGCTATTATACATACTATGATGACATTGCCTGTAAGGCGTTCCAGTGGTTCAAACTGTCTACCTTGGCCTCGTCTTGCCTGTTGTTTATGGGAATCGCGGTGGACCGGTATAGGGCAGTCTGTCATCCGTTCAGCTGGAGACACTCTGACAGGAAGAGAGTCTTTGTCATCCCCTGTGTCTGTATACTGGCCGGTGTCACCTGTATGGCCCCAGAACTTGTCCTCGTTGGTATTCAAGAGTACAGCGTTAACCAAACCATCCTCAAATTCCATTTTTCAGCGGAGGAAAAAGCTACCATGGATTTTAGCCAATCAGCGAACATCTGTGAACATTTGAATTCCTTTTCCAACTCCTGGGAGCTGACAACTTTTCTCTCTGTCGCCTTGGCAATTTTTATCGTCCTAGTAGCCGTTGCTATTGTTTGCTATGGACGCATTACTTGGACTATGCATCAAAATAGAAAACAGTTTACGGAAACCTCAAATAACAGTGAGAGCAGGCAATCAACAGTGCCTCTAAGACAAAAAGGAAGGGGTGCTTTAAATAGCACAACCTCTAATGATATAGCGGAATCAGCGTTGTCTGATATGATGCGCAAAAAAGACTCGGCCACCGCTGAGGAAGGGAGGCAAAGAGACAGTATTGTGCAGAAACATGTTACTGTGTCATTGGACATCAAGGACATTAACAACACACTCCAGGATCCAAGGGCTAACTCTGATGAACTACCATCCAGAAAGTCATCACTGGCAAACGAGAGTCGTAAAGGTTCTGTGGATATGGTATCCATCAGTAAAAAGCAATATGATGTAGCCAGAGCACTAATGGTGGTCACAATAGTCTTTCTGCTCAGCTGGCTTCCGTACTGGATCATCGCCATATATGGCGTGATCTTTGACGACTATCACATCACACTCTCCACTGGACTCACAGCCCTGTTAGTCTTTGTGGAACAGTTATTCTTCCTGAACAATGCTGTCAACCCGCTAGTTTATCTGATGTTTAGCGGAGAGTTTCGACAGCAATGTAAACAACTCTTTCGGAAAGGACTCCGGGGGAGCAGATCTGAAAGCCACTGA
- the LOC135467367 gene encoding probable G-protein coupled receptor No18, protein MLKWMRNACLGSSAFVLQATAIDRYQAVCKPFTWRRIGAVRTILVLIVCVILGTLLTLPIFFTVGIQRYVVSVSSVEAYGFSADTYQGFTVNQSYIYVCEVLNIYQQSWENLTVSIVSVLIFIFLVSVTMVSYTIIYITMKRQLGFRGRKAWAIRKNLVQPTKRGEKPGTVADVSSHKISLINVTPISVTPISDDTGDVTQSSFPDSSNGQTISVRETSVGNTQYRATRALMVVTVVFTVSWIPFWINALLGTFNSRFTNYVNTTDQILREFFIELYFLNNALNAIVYYVYNRSFRQYCKEVLRKCNCKTSQL, encoded by the coding sequence ATGTTGAAATGGATGAGGAACGCTTGCCTTGGATCGTCGGCATTTGTCCTACAGGCCACAGCCATAGACCGTTATCAAGCTGTGTGCAAACCATTCACTTGGCGACGAATCGGGGCTGTTAGAACTATTCTAGTTCTGATTGTGTGCGTAATTTTAGGGACATTGCTGACATTACCTATATTTTTCACCGTTGGGATACAACGTTACGTGGTCAGCGTTTCTTCTGTTGAGGCTTACGGGTTTTCCGCCGACACATACCAAGGCTTCACAGTCAATCAATCCTACATTTATGTGTGCGAAGTCCTGAACATATACCAACAATCTTGGGAAAATCTAACAGTAAGCATTGTGTCAGTACttatattcatttttcttgTGTCGGTCACGATGGTTTCCTATACTATCATATACATAACAATGAAACGTCAGTTGGGGTTCCGTGGAAGAAAAGCTTGGGCAATACGGAAGAATCTCGTCCAGCCAACAAAGCGAGGAGAGAAACCGGGAACAGTGGCTGATGTTTCGTCACACAAGATCAGTCTTATCAACGTGACTCCCATCAGCGTGACCCCCATCAGCGATGACACCGGCGACGTGACGCAGTCGTCTTTTCCTGACAGTAGCAACGGTCAGACTATCTCCGTTCGAGAAACAAGTGTAGGTAACACGCAATACCGGGCAACAAGAGCCCTAATGGTCGTCACAGTGGTTTTTACAGTTTCTTGGATTCCATTTTGGATCAACGCATTACTGGGTACTTTTAACTCTCGCTTCACGAACTATGTCAACACTACCGATCAAATACTGCGGGAGTTCTTCATTGAACTTTACTTTTTAAATAATGCTTTAAATGCAATCGTCTACTATGTGTACAACCGCAGTTTTCGTCAATATTGTAAAGAGGTGTTACGAAAATGTAACTGCAAAACGAGTCAACTTTGA